One Dehalococcoidia bacterium DNA segment encodes these proteins:
- a CDS encoding SDR family oxidoreductase, with protein MSKMDPKGSERATVYQKLSPAFLEAIDIANLALYLASDEARYINGAIIPADAGWTSA; from the coding sequence TGTCCAAGATGGACCCCAAAGGCTCAGAGCGCGCGACTGTCTATCAGAAGTTATCTCCGGCCTTTCTGGAGGCGATAGATATTGCCAACCTGGCACTGTACCTCGCTTCCGATGAGGCCAGATACATCAATGGCGCCATTATTCCGGCCGATGCCGGTTGGACGTCTGCATAA